A single genomic interval of Ruminococcus sp. NK3A76 harbors:
- a CDS encoding ABC transporter ATP-binding protein: protein MEKILEVNDLCKTYIVNKRQNNVLKNISFRIDKGEMVAVMGPSGSGKSTLLYTVSGMDRMTAGNVKFCGRDMEGLSENELAKMRLDDMGFIFQQMYMMKNLSVLDNIILPAVKSKKNTESRSQTAKRARELMKKLGIADIADNDINEVSGGQLQRACICRSMINDPDMIFADEPTGALNRTSSEEVMDELCKLNSEGTTIMCVTHDSKVAARCTRVLFIDDGNIKGEFTLDRSAPLRDRERSLSNWLMEMGW from the coding sequence ATGGAAAAAATACTCGAAGTAAATGACCTCTGCAAGACATACATAGTAAACAAAAGGCAGAACAACGTGCTCAAAAACATCAGCTTCAGGATAGACAAGGGGGAAATGGTGGCTGTTATGGGGCCTTCGGGCTCAGGCAAGTCAACGCTTCTCTACACCGTTTCGGGAATGGACAGAATGACCGCCGGAAATGTGAAATTCTGCGGCAGGGACATGGAAGGCCTTAGTGAAAACGAGCTTGCAAAGATGAGGCTTGATGATATGGGATTTATATTCCAGCAGATGTACATGATGAAGAACCTTTCAGTGCTTGATAACATTATCCTCCCGGCAGTAAAGAGCAAAAAGAACACCGAGAGCCGCTCACAGACAGCCAAGCGTGCAAGAGAGCTCATGAAAAAGCTCGGCATAGCTGATATAGCCGACAACGACATCAACGAAGTCTCCGGCGGCCAGCTGCAAAGAGCCTGCATATGCCGCAGCATGATAAACGACCCCGACATGATATTTGCAGACGAGCCCACCGGCGCTCTCAACCGCACCTCGTCAGAGGAAGTCATGGACGAGCTGTGCAAGCTAAACTCCGAGGGCACGACGATAATGTGCGTGACCCACGATTCAAAGGTCGCCGCAAGGTGTACAAGGGTGCTTTTCATAGACGACGGCAACATCAAGGGCGAATTCACACTCGACCGCTCAGCTCCCCTGCGTGACCGTGAGCGTAGCCTCAGTAACTGGCTCATGGAGATGGGATGGTGA